In the Paenibacillus sp. FSL H7-0357 genome, one interval contains:
- the wsfD gene encoding glycan biosynthesis hexose transferase WsfD, producing the protein MKIPLRRGLIPVNLTVTPALTAAIGVLFITVFALFTAPYVGMADNGDFFRIIYSNGLYFNLPDYDSQYFGYFVKQFGIYQYYNENSSMLVSSQSLFIKLAIGVNKLFFSKEVFDIRFQAAIYLILYVAAVYLLIEAVTCRMSRRRGMITAVIAIVIFGDTGYTAYFNSFFGESIVMITMLFMFASWLLLYRGRYNDYAMLAVFLISTLILTTSKQQNAPVGMVISLFALSLIWIRKERLFRWLTIAAAALMMITGVATYLNISKEFVNINQYHAMTRGVMMQSDNPETALKSFGINEQYAILRENTYYDQYGTVDVKSDILEKDFYSQYGFVSVLKYYLANPAQMGSILDTAAKSAYTIKPAAMGNYEKSVGKEFRAQSHFFTLYSMLKEKLAPRTFAFILLWMAVIIGIFTPSFVTAAKAGNFRGLQRLLLIIATMLVGLSGIFVSIIGAGDADIAKHEFLFTLSFDLVTFFTVSSVIGRGLFLKKKISTATPASPAAPAGEYPVAEKGVSA; encoded by the coding sequence ATGAAAATACCTTTGCGCAGAGGTTTAATCCCTGTTAATTTAACGGTAACCCCTGCTTTGACAGCGGCCATTGGCGTACTGTTCATTACAGTCTTCGCCTTGTTTACGGCTCCCTATGTGGGGATGGCCGATAACGGCGACTTTTTCCGCATCATCTACAGCAACGGCCTCTATTTCAACTTGCCGGATTATGACAGCCAGTATTTTGGCTATTTTGTTAAACAGTTCGGAATCTATCAATATTATAATGAGAACAGCTCCATGCTGGTCTCCTCCCAATCCCTCTTTATTAAGCTGGCGATCGGCGTCAATAAGCTGTTCTTCAGCAAAGAGGTCTTTGATATCCGCTTTCAGGCGGCCATTTATCTGATTCTTTATGTCGCAGCTGTTTATCTGTTAATAGAGGCTGTTACCTGCCGCATGTCCCGCAGACGGGGGATGATCACCGCGGTCATTGCGATTGTTATCTTCGGAGATACCGGCTATACGGCGTATTTCAATTCCTTCTTTGGCGAGAGCATTGTGATGATTACTATGCTGTTCATGTTCGCGTCATGGCTGCTTCTCTACCGCGGAAGATATAATGATTATGCCATGCTGGCGGTGTTTCTGATCAGTACGCTGATCCTGACGACCTCCAAGCAGCAGAATGCTCCGGTGGGCATGGTGATTTCCCTGTTCGCGCTTTCGCTTATCTGGATTCGGAAGGAACGTCTCTTCCGCTGGCTTACTATTGCTGCTGCGGCGCTGATGATGATCACGGGTGTGGCAACCTATTTGAACATCTCCAAGGAGTTCGTGAATATTAACCAATATCATGCCATGACCCGCGGGGTGATGATGCAATCCGACAATCCGGAAACGGCTCTGAAGTCCTTTGGCATCAACGAGCAATACGCGATTCTGAGGGAAAATACGTATTACGACCAATACGGCACAGTTGATGTGAAATCGGACATTCTGGAGAAGGACTTCTACAGCCAGTACGGCTTTGTCTCGGTCCTGAAATATTATCTGGCCAATCCTGCCCAGATGGGCTCTATACTGGATACTGCCGCGAAAAGCGCCTATACTATCAAGCCTGCGGCGATGGGCAACTACGAGAAATCAGTAGGTAAGGAATTTCGTGCGCAAAGCCATTTCTTCACCCTTTACAGTATGCTTAAAGAAAAGCTGGCCCCGCGAACCTTCGCCTTTATTCTCTTATGGATGGCGGTTATTATAGGGATTTTTACGCCGTCCTTTGTGACGGCAGCGAAGGCCGGGAATTTCAGAGGCCTGCAGAGACTGCTGCTGATTATAGCGACGATGCTGGTGGGGCTGTCCGGTATCTTTGTATCTATTATCGGAGCGGGCGATGCCGACATTGCCAAGCATGAATTCCTGTTTACGTTGTCGTTTGACTTGGTGACCTTCTTTACCGTATCAAGTGTCATTGGACGGGGGCTCTTCTTGAAAAAGAAAATCTCAACCGCAACTCCCGCGAGCCCTGCCGCCCCTGCAGGCGAATATCCCGTAGCCGAAAAGGGTGTGAGTGCTTGA
- a CDS encoding potassium channel family protein: MHFLLRISGKLMRLKKKSIGLIILFFIVLSATIAFVLEPGTFHNWFNAFYWVMTTMATVGYGDFFATSVMGKLFTIFLYVFGIGLLSLVIGKIVEAMGEVQRRRGAGTLSFHAADHIVLINWSRKTQAAVEEILCYTPKCKIVIIDESGRHPLEHMEQVHFISGDASSDEILQKANIHEARAAIVFGDNRIDEASLIDGKSLLIASSIERLAPQVHTTVEIMQEKNIQNFRHVQVNEFVLSHDAISRLAVRSALQEGNSEVITQLLSRQHGDDIYEIPRNPAWQTYGDAFQDLLSRGATLLSDHSDLSINRKLNQPIPQDARLYIVSDEETYRRIKG; the protein is encoded by the coding sequence GTGCATTTTTTACTCAGAATATCCGGAAAGCTGATGCGTCTAAAGAAGAAGTCGATTGGGCTGATAATCCTTTTTTTTATTGTTCTGAGCGCAACCATCGCGTTTGTTCTGGAGCCGGGTACGTTTCATAACTGGTTCAACGCCTTCTATTGGGTCATGACTACGATGGCCACCGTTGGATACGGCGACTTTTTTGCGACTTCGGTAATGGGGAAGCTGTTCACCATATTTTTGTACGTGTTCGGCATAGGCCTGCTCAGCTTGGTCATCGGAAAGATTGTTGAGGCCATGGGAGAGGTGCAGAGAAGGAGAGGAGCGGGAACCTTGAGCTTTCACGCCGCAGATCATATTGTATTGATTAATTGGAGCCGCAAAACGCAGGCAGCCGTCGAAGAGATCCTATGCTACACACCGAAATGCAAGATCGTCATTATTGACGAATCGGGGCGTCATCCGCTGGAGCATATGGAACAGGTTCATTTTATCAGCGGCGATGCATCCAGTGATGAAATTCTGCAGAAGGCTAACATTCATGAAGCAAGGGCAGCCATTGTGTTCGGTGACAACCGGATCGACGAAGCTTCGCTGATTGACGGCAAGTCGCTGCTGATCGCTTCGAGCATTGAGCGGCTCGCGCCGCAGGTACATACTACTGTAGAGATTATGCAGGAGAAGAATATTCAGAATTTCCGGCATGTTCAGGTGAATGAGTTCGTGCTGTCGCATGATGCCATCTCCAGATTGGCTGTGCGTTCCGCCCTGCAGGAGGGGAATTCGGAAGTCATCACCCAGCTGCTCAGCCGCCAGCATGGCGACGACATTTATGAGATCCCGCGGAATCCCGCTTGGCAAACCTATGGAGATGCCTTTCAGGATCTGCTCTCGCGGGGGGCAACCCTGTTGTCCGACCACAGCGACCTAAGCATCAACCGCAAGCTTAATCAGCCCATTCCGCAAGATGCCAGATTATATATTGTGTCGGATGAGGAGACGTACCGGAGAATTAAAGGATAG
- a CDS encoding DUF350 domain-containing protein: MTIVINLIVSVLTIILLQVLGMVVFGLMTPFKDMEELKKGNVAVALALGGKFLATAIVLGVAAYTNTSIWHMMLWFAVGYVCLIAAYWIFELFTPNFRISEQLEQGNVAVGTMLCLVFIGTAFAVSSLII; the protein is encoded by the coding sequence TTGACGATTGTTATTAATTTGATAGTCAGCGTTCTGACTATCATTCTGCTTCAGGTGCTTGGCATGGTTGTATTCGGCTTGATGACTCCGTTCAAGGATATGGAGGAATTGAAGAAAGGCAATGTGGCTGTAGCTCTGGCGCTGGGAGGCAAATTTCTGGCCACAGCGATCGTACTGGGCGTAGCGGCATATACGAATACTTCTATCTGGCACATGATGTTATGGTTTGCGGTAGGTTACGTCTGCCTGATCGCCGCTTACTGGATCTTTGAACTGTTCACTCCCAATTTCAGGATTTCCGAACAGCTGGAGCAAGGGAATGTGGCCGTAGGCACAATGCTCTGCCTGGTATTCATCGGAACTGCCTTTGCCGTCAGCAGTCTGATCATTTAA
- a CDS encoding glutathionylspermidine synthase family protein yields MSSAESVFQFVDQSGLERAPRVEKLHELGFTWADLEDEEYWLDAVAVMRGETYQELEEASVKLWAILDKTVRYVHRRHDLYDLLGIPPVLWQMLDECPLPEPGRISLYARFDFAVADNGAIKLLELNADTPTGYVEASIATPWICEQAGIASPNGAMKGLLAAAWGTERPDTAACVAYGSHQEDSGTIEALVKHSGLDIKCVDCLELWIDEGTVRDGEDRVIQRMFALYPKEWMAVDEGGDALAYAVESGQLELFNGPHSILLQSKGLIAAVWGMYELGLLFSEEEREAISRYILPTYNKPVFSGSFVSKSVFGREGGSVRLFDDNGTLELQDEEGFDSSTLFPTVYQKRAELARIQTAEGEFHLLTGMFVINGKPCGLLGRAGGPITGNASHFIALGVRELGDE; encoded by the coding sequence ATGAGTTCTGCAGAGAGTGTCTTTCAATTTGTGGATCAATCGGGTCTGGAACGGGCGCCAAGAGTGGAGAAGCTGCATGAGCTTGGCTTCACCTGGGCAGACCTGGAGGATGAAGAATATTGGCTTGATGCCGTTGCGGTGATGCGCGGCGAGACTTACCAGGAACTTGAAGAAGCCTCGGTCAAGCTGTGGGCTATACTGGACAAAACAGTCCGCTATGTCCACCGTAGACATGATCTATATGATTTGCTCGGCATTCCCCCCGTCCTGTGGCAGATGCTTGATGAATGCCCGCTGCCGGAGCCGGGCCGCATCAGCCTCTATGCCCGGTTCGATTTCGCCGTGGCGGACAACGGGGCGATTAAGCTGCTTGAATTGAATGCCGATACGCCTACCGGTTATGTGGAGGCCTCCATCGCTACACCCTGGATCTGCGAGCAGGCGGGAATCGCCAGCCCCAATGGAGCGATGAAGGGACTTCTTGCGGCGGCTTGGGGCACAGAACGGCCGGACACGGCAGCTTGTGTCGCCTACGGTTCCCATCAGGAAGACTCCGGCACGATTGAGGCCCTTGTGAAGCACAGCGGCCTGGATATCAAGTGCGTGGATTGTCTTGAACTATGGATTGATGAAGGGACTGTACGGGATGGAGAGGACCGGGTTATTCAGCGGATGTTCGCCCTCTATCCCAAGGAATGGATGGCGGTAGACGAAGGCGGCGATGCGCTCGCCTACGCCGTAGAGAGTGGACAGCTGGAGTTATTCAACGGACCGCACAGCATCCTACTGCAGTCTAAGGGATTGATTGCAGCGGTATGGGGGATGTATGAGCTGGGGCTGCTGTTTAGTGAGGAAGAGCGCGAAGCGATCTCCCGCTATATTTTGCCGACCTACAATAAGCCGGTATTCTCCGGGAGCTTTGTCTCGAAGTCAGTATTCGGCCGTGAAGGTGGTTCTGTACGTCTCTTCGATGACAACGGCACACTTGAGCTGCAGGACGAGGAAGGTTTTGACAGCAGTACACTATTCCCCACCGTCTATCAGAAAAGAGCCGAATTGGCCCGGATTCAGACAGCGGAAGGGGAGTTTCATCTGCTCACCGGCATGTTCGTCATTAACGGGAAACCTTGTGGCCTGCTCGGGCGGGCAGGCGGACCGATTACAGGCAATGCCAGTCATTTTATCGCGCTAGGAGTGAGGGAACTTGGAGATGAGTAA
- a CDS encoding ATP-binding protein produces MLKYWQRILGSLLLVSLLPLLSVLHLFTGQQDMPVSRQGVMDLRAWDFRHDGVVKLNGEWELYRDALLTPRDFSQADPGGEGVPVSTIIKVPDKWNRYLSDTGSPEARGYATYRLQAMIPYGEDVIYGLRTANIRTASKVFVNGQEIGSSGSPSASSSEGRQENYPYMGFAAVSGDKLEIIVQVANYSYSSGGIVLPIVIGYQADILKHREFALFVDGATLFGFFALSLFLLMFSRVKESRGITLNLGLFCTAAFVYVLTHGEKLISFALPGLPYDIVLKLQLASSTLVYFYLLRYVAHSVNYPMPPAVIKTSKVITVVLLLIAIFVPAYWFSYLEGLLLTWGSISLSFVLYSMVKGTKQNTQNMFFMMVSIESLSIVILCYLLTFTGLALSYVITSYEIILFGFFQAALMTRKYAASFLEVEQLSRRLLTLDGLKDDFMADTSQELRKPLQGIVNIAQTLAEGAAGALTPEQTGQLSMIVSTGRRLSALINDMSDFARLNHGDFFLRRQAVDLRRVASSVMEVTRHVSGNSRLVFKLNLPESLPLLETDEQRLSQILFNLLSNAVNNTPQGVITLSAEVKEEYVTILVADTGLGVAPERLRTIFDAYDPQGAAAQKTYRENGLGLSITQKLVELNGGRIEAESEPGQGSVFRFTMPILQKRTAFLDQDYLEITGWESAAALESPGEEPALPLEGECCYILVVDNDPVNLQVLANALQLEQHKVITAGSGPDAIIQMQNHPELDLIIMDWVMPEMPGLVLCKAIRERFVLSELPILVLTGSSRPEDIQAVFEAGANDYLSKPVELREFRARVKTLLDMRKSIRTSVQTEIAFLQAQIKPHFLYNALNAIISVCSDDPDKATDLLLDLSQYLRSSFDFQNRGQTVPIGKELELVRSYLALEKARFDERLNIELDVPEGLRELVPPLSIQPLVENAINHGLMRKMAGGTVSLSVKVLAGQLVVAVSDNGVGITPGRIEQVLSETHSEGGIGLRNIQRRLLKIYGTGLMIVSTPGRGTTISYTIPRGNPSIDRAK; encoded by the coding sequence ATGCTGAAATATTGGCAGCGTATTCTCGGGAGTCTGCTGCTGGTATCCCTATTGCCGCTGCTTTCGGTCCTTCATCTTTTTACGGGCCAGCAAGATATGCCGGTCTCCCGCCAAGGGGTCATGGATCTTCGGGCTTGGGATTTCCGCCATGACGGCGTGGTGAAGCTGAACGGGGAATGGGAATTATACCGCGATGCGCTGCTAACGCCGAGGGATTTCAGCCAAGCTGATCCGGGCGGGGAGGGAGTGCCGGTTTCTACCATAATCAAGGTGCCGGACAAATGGAACCGTTATCTGTCGGATACCGGCAGCCCAGAAGCCAGAGGTTATGCCACCTATCGGCTGCAGGCCATGATTCCCTATGGGGAGGATGTTATTTACGGCCTTCGGACGGCTAATATCCGCACGGCAAGCAAGGTGTTTGTGAACGGACAGGAGATCGGCAGCAGTGGAAGTCCGTCTGCCTCCTCTTCTGAGGGGCGGCAAGAAAACTACCCCTACATGGGATTCGCTGCCGTGTCCGGCGACAAGCTGGAGATTATTGTCCAGGTGGCCAATTACAGCTACTCTTCCGGCGGAATTGTTCTGCCGATCGTGATTGGCTATCAGGCCGACATTCTGAAGCACCGTGAATTCGCTCTGTTTGTGGACGGTGCAACGCTGTTTGGTTTTTTTGCGCTCTCCTTATTTCTGCTGATGTTCTCCAGAGTAAAGGAAAGCCGGGGCATCACTTTAAATCTGGGATTATTTTGCACAGCGGCCTTTGTCTATGTACTAACCCACGGGGAGAAGCTGATCTCCTTCGCGCTTCCGGGCCTGCCTTATGATATTGTACTCAAGCTGCAGCTGGCTTCATCCACGCTGGTTTATTTTTATCTGCTCAGATATGTTGCCCACTCGGTAAACTATCCAATGCCTCCGGCGGTCATCAAGACCTCTAAGGTGATCACTGTCGTCCTGCTGCTTATCGCTATATTTGTGCCTGCTTACTGGTTCAGCTATCTTGAGGGGCTGCTCTTGACCTGGGGCTCCATAAGCTTGAGCTTTGTCCTCTATTCCATGGTTAAAGGTACGAAACAAAACACGCAAAACATGTTCTTCATGATGGTCAGTATTGAGAGCTTAAGCATCGTCATTTTATGCTACCTGCTTACGTTTACCGGCCTTGCCCTCAGCTATGTTATTACCTCCTACGAGATCATTCTGTTCGGATTCTTTCAAGCTGCGCTAATGACCCGCAAATACGCTGCCTCCTTCCTGGAAGTGGAGCAGCTGTCACGCAGGCTGCTGACGCTCGACGGGCTGAAGGACGACTTTATGGCAGATACCTCGCAGGAGCTGCGGAAGCCGCTGCAGGGCATTGTAAACATTGCACAGACGCTGGCCGAGGGTGCAGCCGGAGCTTTAACTCCTGAGCAAACCGGTCAATTGTCCATGATAGTCTCTACGGGCAGGCGGCTGTCTGCATTAATTAATGATATGTCGGATTTCGCCAGGCTGAATCACGGGGATTTCTTTCTGCGGCGGCAGGCGGTGGACCTGCGGAGAGTAGCTTCTTCCGTAATGGAGGTTACCCGCCATGTATCGGGCAATTCCCGTCTGGTCTTCAAGCTGAACCTGCCGGAGTCTCTCCCGCTGCTAGAAACAGATGAGCAGCGGCTGTCGCAAATCTTATTCAACCTGTTGTCAAATGCTGTGAATAATACCCCTCAGGGTGTGATAACCCTGTCTGCTGAGGTTAAAGAAGAGTATGTTACTATCCTTGTAGCGGATACTGGCTTAGGGGTCGCTCCAGAGCGCCTGCGTACCATTTTTGACGCGTACGATCCGCAAGGGGCGGCAGCCCAAAAAACCTACAGGGAAAACGGCCTTGGCCTCAGCATCACCCAAAAGCTGGTAGAGTTGAACGGAGGGAGAATCGAAGCCGAGTCTGAACCGGGTCAAGGCTCGGTATTCCGCTTCACGATGCCGATACTGCAGAAACGAACAGCGTTTCTGGATCAGGACTATCTGGAGATTACCGGCTGGGAGTCGGCAGCGGCTTTGGAGTCTCCAGGAGAAGAGCCTGCGCTTCCCCTTGAAGGGGAATGCTGCTACATCCTTGTTGTCGACAATGATCCTGTCAATCTCCAGGTGCTGGCCAATGCGCTGCAGCTGGAGCAGCATAAAGTGATTACCGCAGGCAGCGGACCTGATGCGATTATACAAATGCAGAATCATCCCGAACTGGACTTGATCATTATGGATTGGGTAATGCCTGAAATGCCGGGGCTGGTGTTATGCAAGGCGATTCGCGAGCGGTTTGTTTTATCTGAACTGCCGATCCTAGTACTGACAGGCAGCAGCCGCCCGGAAGATATTCAGGCTGTTTTTGAGGCGGGGGCCAATGATTACTTAAGCAAGCCGGTAGAGCTGCGGGAATTCAGGGCACGTGTGAAGACGCTGCTGGATATGCGTAAGTCCATCCGTACGTCGGTACAGACGGAAATTGCTTTCCTGCAGGCCCAGATCAAACCTCATTTTCTGTATAATGCGCTTAATGCCATTATCTCAGTTTGTTCCGATGATCCGGATAAGGCGACCGATCTGCTGCTTGATCTCAGCCAATACTTGCGCAGCAGCTTTGATTTCCAGAACCGCGGGCAAACGGTGCCGATCGGAAAGGAACTGGAGCTGGTGAGGTCCTATCTTGCGCTGGAGAAGGCGAGATTCGATGAGCGGCTGAATATCGAGTTGGATGTGCCGGAAGGCCTGCGCGAACTGGTCCCTCCGCTCAGCATCCAGCCGCTGGTGGAGAATGCGATCAACCACGGCCTGATGCGGAAAATGGCCGGAGGGACCGTCAGTCTGTCCGTTAAGGTGCTGGCCGGGCAGCTCGTTGTTGCGGTATCTGACAATGGGGTGGGCATCACTCCGGGACGAATTGAACAAGTGTTGTCCGAAACGCACTCCGAAGGAGGCATCGGCCTGAGGAATATCCAGAGGCGGCTGCTCAAAATATACGGAACCGGTCTGATGATTGTGAGTACGCCGGGCAGGGGAACTACGATCTCTTACACCATCCCCAGAGGGAATCCATCCATAGACAGAGCAAAATAG
- a CDS encoding nucleobase:cation symporter-2 family protein has protein sequence MLSKQKVFALGLQHVLAMYAGAVIVPLVVGGALNLNGTQMAYLIAADLFTCGLATLLQVMGSKYFGSGLPVVLGCTFTAVSPIIAIALDSNLATAYGAIIISGLFVVFAAPVYGKLLKFFPTVVTGSVVTIIGLSLIPVAMNNVAGGQGQPDFGEPRNLLLALITLLVILAVNRLTTGFLRSVSVLVGLVVGTAIGYFMGIVHFSTVGSASWISVAQPFYFGWPEFNVTAIFTMIIVNIVSMVESTGVYFAVGKATDQKVEQKQIVNGLRSEGLAIMLGGLFNAFPYTAFSQNVGLLSLTRVKTRNVIFAAGGIMVVLGLLPKLAALTTIVPNAVLGGAMIVMFGSVAASGMSILSEVDLRKDGNLLIAACSIAVGLGSAVLPSMFDQLPEFARMLLQNGIVSGPLTAIILNLFLSKTQDNTAPAAVQDAQ, from the coding sequence ATGTTAAGCAAACAAAAGGTCTTCGCATTAGGACTTCAGCATGTGCTGGCCATGTATGCCGGCGCGGTCATTGTGCCGCTTGTTGTCGGAGGGGCGCTGAACCTGAATGGAACACAAATGGCCTACCTCATTGCTGCGGATTTGTTCACTTGCGGACTGGCCACGCTGCTGCAGGTCATGGGCAGCAAATATTTCGGCAGCGGCCTGCCGGTGGTGCTGGGCTGCACCTTTACTGCGGTCAGTCCCATTATTGCCATCGCCTTGGATTCCAATCTGGCAACAGCCTATGGTGCGATTATTATATCGGGATTGTTCGTTGTATTTGCCGCCCCGGTCTATGGGAAGCTGCTGAAGTTCTTCCCGACTGTGGTAACCGGCTCTGTGGTGACCATTATCGGGCTGTCGCTCATTCCGGTTGCTATGAATAATGTGGCCGGCGGGCAGGGACAACCTGATTTCGGAGAACCCCGCAATTTGCTGCTGGCCTTGATTACACTGCTGGTGATTCTCGCTGTGAACCGGCTGACAACCGGGTTCCTGCGTTCCGTTTCTGTACTGGTAGGTCTGGTTGTCGGGACAGCTATCGGCTATTTTATGGGCATTGTACATTTCTCAACTGTCGGTTCTGCCTCTTGGATCAGTGTGGCCCAGCCGTTCTACTTTGGCTGGCCCGAGTTTAACGTTACGGCCATTTTCACGATGATTATCGTAAATATCGTATCCATGGTGGAATCGACCGGCGTATACTTTGCCGTAGGCAAGGCTACAGACCAGAAGGTCGAGCAGAAGCAGATTGTCAACGGCCTCCGCTCTGAAGGTCTCGCCATAATGCTTGGAGGGCTGTTTAATGCCTTCCCGTATACCGCATTCTCACAGAACGTCGGACTGCTGTCATTGACCCGTGTCAAGACGCGGAATGTGATTTTTGCCGCCGGCGGTATCATGGTTGTGCTGGGACTGCTGCCTAAATTGGCTGCGTTAACCACAATCGTGCCGAATGCGGTACTCGGCGGGGCAATGATCGTAATGTTCGGTTCGGTCGCGGCTTCCGGAATGTCGATCCTCTCCGAGGTCGATCTGCGCAAGGATGGCAACCTGCTGATTGCCGCCTGCAGCATCGCTGTCGGCCTGGGCTCGGCGGTATTGCCCTCCATGTTCGACCAACTGCCGGAGTTTGCCAGAATGCTGCTGCAGAATGGTATTGTTTCCGGGCCGCTCACTGCGATCATTCTGAATCTGTTCTTATCCAAAACACAGGATAATACAGCTCCTGCCGCCGTGCAGGATGCACAGTAA
- a CDS encoding xanthine phosphoribosyltransferase: MKILEERIREEGLILSDTVLKVDSFLNHQVDTELALQIGQEFKTIFGHLPVTKVLTVEASGIQFAMAAGIALKVPFIYAKKKKAITQSEDVYSAPVHSFTRQEHYRISISQKYLGPGDKVLIVDDFLATGAALVGLADIVEESGAELLGVGCVIEKSFQEGRSLLEKRGIPVHALARIASMAPGEVHFIDNTADIKEMIKESAGC, translated from the coding sequence ATGAAAATATTAGAGGAACGCATCAGAGAAGAGGGCTTGATTCTGTCGGATACGGTGCTGAAAGTGGACTCGTTTCTGAACCATCAGGTGGATACGGAGCTTGCGCTGCAGATCGGGCAGGAATTCAAGACGATCTTCGGGCATCTGCCGGTTACGAAGGTGTTGACGGTTGAGGCCAGCGGAATTCAGTTTGCGATGGCGGCAGGCATTGCCTTAAAGGTGCCATTCATCTATGCCAAGAAGAAGAAAGCCATCACGCAGTCGGAGGACGTCTATTCGGCCCCGGTACATTCCTTTACCCGTCAAGAGCATTACCGGATCAGCATCTCGCAGAAATATCTGGGCCCGGGCGACAAAGTGCTGATCGTCGATGATTTCCTGGCTACGGGCGCTGCTTTGGTGGGACTGGCTGATATCGTGGAGGAATCCGGCGCAGAGCTGCTAGGTGTGGGCTGCGTGATCGAGAAGAGCTTTCAGGAAGGACGCAGTTTGCTGGAGAAAAGAGGAATCCCCGTGCATGCCTTGGCACGAATCGCTTCCATGGCGCCGGGAGAAGTTCATTTTATAGACAATACTGCTGATATTAAAGAAATGATCAAGGAGAGTGCAGGATGTTAA